In the genome of Monodelphis domestica isolate mMonDom1 chromosome 2, mMonDom1.pri, whole genome shotgun sequence, one region contains:
- the LOC100030117 gene encoding mucosal pentraxin-like has protein sequence MEKWLLWTLLLITFSRTMALTDNCEEENKEQHFPTQSLYKDLHRKVFLFPASSADSYVTLSPLKNTELQNFTVCLWTYTELTRGYSVFSYATQASTNEILLFRDSVGQYSLTVGSEEVTFQVQEPSFTPINICATWASASGVAEIWVDGIPLVRKVLKQGYTLSANAMIILGQDQDSYGGGFDINQSFVGEIGNVYMWDYVVPFHEGKISCSQANVLNWKKMKYEKMGHVIMVPQLRD, from the exons atggagaagtgGTTACTGTGGACCCTGCTCCTCATCACCTTCTCAAGAACTATGGCCCTAACAG ACAACTGCGAGGAGGAAAACAAAGAACAACATTTTCCAACTCAGTCCTTATACAAAGACCTCCACAGGAAAGTATTCCTTTTCCCAGCATCATCGGCTGATTCCTATGTGACTCTGAGTCCACTGAAGAACACAGAGCTGCAGAATTTCACTGTGTGTCTGTGGACCTACACAGAACTGACTCGTGGCTACTCTGTGTTCTCTTATGCCACTCAAGCTTCTACCAACGAGATCCTCCTCTTTAGGGATAGTGTTGGGCAGTACAGTTTGACCGTTGGATCAGAAGAGGTTACCTTCCAGGTGCAGGAGCCTTCCTTTACCCCAATAAATATCTGTGCCACTTGGGCATCAGCCTCAGGGGTTGCTGAGATATGGGTAGATGGGATACCCTTGGTGAGAAAGGTTTTGAAACAAGGATATACCTTGAGTGCAAATGCCATGATCATTCTGGGGCAGGATCAAGATTCCTATGGGGGTGGGTTTGATATAAATCAATCCTTTGTTGGGGAAATTGGGAATGTGTACATGTGGGATTATGTGGTTCCATTCCATGAGGGTAAGATCAGTTGTAGTCAAGCCAATGTCctaaactggaagaaaatgaaatatgagaaGATGGGCCATGTAATTATGGTGCCCCAGCTGAGAGACTGA